One part of the Segnochrobactrum spirostomi genome encodes these proteins:
- a CDS encoding pyrimidine 5'-nucleotidase: MIAAVSGAPDLSAFVGVEAWIFDLDNTLYPAESRLFAQIDDRIGAYVGRLLAVSAEEARVVQKDYYRRYGTTLRGLMIEHGISPDEFLSYVHDIDHSPLSPAPQLAAALARLPGKRFIMTNGSRGHAHAVAAKLGIGDHFEDVFDIVDADHVPKPEAAAYETFWRRHGIVPPKAAMFEDLARNLAVPHAHGMRTVLVVPTGTREVFREAWELEDHDAPHVGHVTDDLAGFLDRVADSLGAPR, encoded by the coding sequence GTGATCGCCGCCGTGTCCGGCGCGCCCGATCTTTCCGCCTTCGTCGGGGTCGAAGCCTGGATCTTCGACCTCGACAACACGCTCTATCCGGCGGAGAGCCGGCTGTTCGCGCAGATCGACGACCGCATCGGCGCCTATGTCGGGCGCCTTCTCGCCGTCTCCGCCGAAGAGGCGCGGGTGGTGCAGAAGGATTATTATCGCCGCTACGGCACGACGCTGCGCGGCCTGATGATCGAGCACGGCATCTCGCCGGACGAGTTCCTCTCCTACGTCCACGACATCGACCATTCGCCGCTGTCGCCGGCGCCCCAGCTCGCCGCCGCGCTCGCCCGCCTGCCGGGCAAGCGCTTCATCATGACGAACGGCTCGCGCGGCCACGCCCATGCGGTCGCCGCCAAGCTCGGCATCGGCGACCATTTCGAGGATGTCTTCGACATCGTCGATGCCGATCACGTGCCGAAGCCGGAGGCCGCCGCCTACGAGACCTTCTGGCGCCGCCACGGCATCGTGCCGCCGAAGGCGGCGATGTTCGAGGACCTCGCCCGCAATCTCGCGGTGCCGCACGCCCACGGCATGCGCACCGTCCTGGTGGTGCCGACCGGCACCCGCGAGGTGTTCCGCGAGGCCTGGGAGCTCGAAGATCACGACGCGCCCCATGTCGGCCACGTCACCGACGATCTCGCCGGCTTCCTCGACCGCGTCGCCGACAGCCTCGGCGCTCCGCGCTGA
- the hisB gene encoding imidazoleglycerol-phosphate dehydratase HisB has translation MRSATIERKTNETEIKVSVDLDGSGKAAIATGVGFFDHMLDQIARHAMIDLTVAAKGDLHVDDHHTVEDVGIALGQAIRQALGDRRGITRYADVHLPMDEALTRVAVDVSGRPFLVFRAAFPSPKIGTFDTELVEEFFRALAFNAGLTLHVETLYGGNSHHIAESCFKGVARALKAAFARDPRLGDAVPSTKGSL, from the coding sequence ATGCGCAGCGCCACGATCGAGCGCAAGACCAACGAGACCGAGATCAAGGTTTCCGTCGATCTCGACGGGAGCGGCAAGGCCGCGATCGCGACCGGCGTCGGCTTCTTCGACCATATGCTCGATCAGATTGCGCGCCACGCCATGATCGACCTCACCGTGGCGGCGAAGGGCGACCTCCACGTCGACGATCACCACACCGTCGAGGACGTCGGCATCGCGCTCGGCCAGGCGATCCGCCAGGCGCTCGGCGACCGCCGCGGCATCACCCGCTACGCCGACGTGCACCTGCCGATGGACGAGGCGCTGACCCGCGTCGCGGTCGACGTGTCCGGCCGACCCTTCCTGGTGTTCCGCGCCGCGTTCCCCTCGCCCAAGATCGGCACCTTCGACACCGAGCTCGTCGAGGAATTCTTCCGCGCCCTCGCCTTCAATGCGGGGCTGACACTGCATGTCGAGACGCTCTACGGTGGCAACAGCCACCATATAGCGGAGAGCTGCTTCAAGGGCGTGGCCCGGGCGCTGAAGGCGGCGTTCGCCCGCGACCCCCGTCTCGGCGACGCGGTGCCCTCGACTAAGGGCAGCCTCTGA
- a CDS encoding DUF2628 domain-containing protein: MAVFSVLEPIPTGDLRHDAERVVLVREGFSWLAFLVPLVWLLVHRLWLALVLFLAASFAVQAAGSAIGGPAAALGELGLCLIFGFEANAIRRWTLTRRGLRFTAVVAGANRDECERRFFATWLVGHALERDRSALAAARPARPPSPHRPPIR, encoded by the coding sequence ATGGCCGTCTTCAGCGTGCTCGAACCGATCCCGACCGGTGATCTGCGCCATGACGCGGAGCGCGTCGTGCTCGTGCGCGAGGGCTTCTCCTGGCTCGCCTTCCTCGTGCCCCTCGTCTGGCTTCTGGTCCATCGGCTCTGGCTCGCGCTCGTCCTCTTCCTCGCGGCCTCCTTCGCGGTGCAGGCGGCGGGCTCAGCGATCGGCGGTCCGGCGGCGGCGCTGGGCGAACTCGGCCTCTGCCTGATCTTCGGCTTCGAGGCGAACGCCATCCGCCGCTGGACCCTGACGCGCCGGGGCCTGCGCTTCACCGCCGTGGTCGCCGGCGCCAACCGCGACGAATGCGAGCGCCGCTTCTTCGCGACCTGGCTCGTCGGCCATGCCCTGGAGCGCGACCGGTCCGCTTTGGCCGCGGCGCGCCCGGCCAGGCCCCCGTCGCCGCACCGGCCTCCGATCCGGTGA
- the hisH gene encoding imidazole glycerol phosphate synthase subunit HisH produces MNVAVLDYGSGNLRSAAKALERAAREAGGGAAILVTADPDVVRTADRIVLPGVGAFADCRRGLAAVPGLAEALVEAVEEKGRPFLGICVGMQLMAERGLEYETTDGFGWIPGDVVRIEPGAEHLKVPHMGWNTLTASRAHPVLDGIPTGPDGLHAYFVHSYHLKARAPETVLATADYGGPVTAIVARDTLIGTQFHPEKSQTLGLAFLKNFLAWRP; encoded by the coding sequence ATGAACGTCGCCGTCCTCGATTATGGATCGGGCAATCTGCGCTCGGCCGCGAAGGCCCTCGAGCGGGCGGCCCGCGAGGCGGGCGGCGGCGCGGCGATCCTCGTCACCGCCGATCCGGATGTCGTGCGCACCGCCGACCGGATCGTGCTGCCCGGCGTCGGCGCGTTCGCCGATTGCCGCCGCGGGCTCGCCGCGGTGCCGGGTCTCGCGGAGGCGCTGGTCGAGGCGGTTGAGGAGAAGGGCCGACCCTTCCTCGGCATCTGCGTCGGCATGCAATTGATGGCCGAGCGCGGCCTCGAATACGAGACCACCGACGGCTTCGGCTGGATCCCCGGCGACGTGGTGCGCATCGAGCCCGGCGCCGAGCACCTCAAGGTGCCGCACATGGGCTGGAACACGCTGACGGCGAGCCGCGCCCATCCGGTGCTCGACGGCATCCCGACCGGGCCCGACGGGCTCCACGCCTATTTCGTCCATTCCTACCATCTCAAGGCGCGCGCGCCCGAGACCGTGCTCGCGACCGCCGATTATGGCGGCCCCGTCACGGCGATCGTCGCCCGCGACACCCTGATCGGCACCCAGTTCCACCCCGAGAAGAGCCAGACCCTCGGTCTCGCCTTCCTCAAGAACTTCCTTGCGTGGCGTCCATGA
- the hisA gene encoding 1-(5-phosphoribosyl)-5-[(5-phosphoribosylamino)methylideneamino]imidazole-4-carboxamide isomerase → MILFPAIDLKEGRCVRLVRGEMDQATVFNDDPAAQAESFARAGFSWLHVVDLDGAFAGASRNAAAVEAILARIDLPVQLGGGIRDRAAIEGWLEKGVRRVILGTVAVRDPDLVRAAAKAHPGRVVVGIDARGGRVAVEGWAETSEMAAVDLARAFEDAGVAAIVYTDINRDGLLKGLNLPATLELARAVSIPVIASGGLAGLGDVERLLAPEAAILEGAIAGRALYDGRLDPAAALALIAARTTAADTGVAV, encoded by the coding sequence ATGATCCTGTTTCCCGCCATCGATCTGAAGGAGGGGCGCTGCGTCCGCCTCGTCCGCGGCGAGATGGACCAGGCGACCGTCTTCAACGACGATCCCGCCGCCCAGGCCGAAAGCTTCGCCCGCGCCGGGTTCTCCTGGCTGCACGTGGTCGATCTCGACGGTGCGTTCGCCGGCGCGAGCCGCAACGCCGCCGCCGTCGAGGCGATCCTCGCCCGCATCGACCTGCCGGTGCAGCTCGGCGGCGGCATCCGCGACCGGGCGGCGATCGAGGGCTGGCTCGAAAAGGGCGTCCGCCGCGTCATCCTCGGCACCGTCGCGGTGCGCGATCCCGATCTGGTGCGCGCGGCGGCGAAGGCTCATCCGGGCCGTGTCGTCGTCGGCATCGATGCCCGCGGCGGCCGCGTCGCCGTCGAGGGGTGGGCCGAGACCTCCGAGATGGCCGCCGTCGATCTCGCCCGCGCCTTCGAGGACGCAGGGGTCGCCGCGATCGTCTACACCGACATCAACCGGGACGGCCTCCTCAAGGGCCTCAATCTCCCGGCGACCCTGGAGCTCGCCCGCGCCGTCTCGATCCCGGTGATCGCCTCGGGCGGTCTCGCCGGTCTCGGCGACGTCGAGCGCCTGCTCGCGCCGGAGGCGGCGATCCTCGAAGGCGCCATCGCCGGCCGCGCCCTCTATGACGGCCGCCTCGACCCGGCCGCCGCGCTGGCGCTCATCGCGGCGCGAACCACGGCCGCGGACACGGGAGTGGCGGTCTGA
- the hisF gene encoding imidazole glycerol phosphate synthase subunit HisF, producing MLKVRVIPCLDVKAGRVVKGVQFVDLIDAGDPVEAAKAYDAAGADELTFLDIAASHEGRGILLDVVSRTAEQCFMPLTVGGGVRAVEDIRALLLAGADKVSINTAAVKDPAFVARAAEKFGDQCIVVAIDAKRVSAPGETDRWEIFTHGGRTPTGIDAVEFACRMAESGAGEILLTSMDRDGTKAGYDVALTRAVADAVSVPVVASGGVGDLDHLVEGVRDGHASAVLAASIFHFGTHTVHEAKERLAAAGLPVRLDR from the coding sequence ATGCTCAAGGTCCGCGTCATTCCCTGCCTGGACGTCAAGGCCGGGCGCGTCGTCAAGGGCGTGCAGTTCGTCGATCTCATCGATGCCGGCGACCCCGTCGAGGCCGCCAAGGCCTATGACGCGGCCGGCGCCGACGAGCTCACCTTCCTCGACATCGCCGCGAGCCACGAGGGGCGCGGCATCCTGCTCGACGTCGTCTCGCGGACGGCGGAGCAATGCTTCATGCCGCTCACCGTCGGCGGCGGGGTGCGTGCGGTGGAGGACATCCGCGCGCTGCTCCTCGCCGGCGCCGACAAGGTCTCGATCAACACCGCGGCGGTGAAGGACCCGGCCTTCGTGGCGCGTGCCGCGGAGAAGTTCGGCGATCAGTGCATCGTGGTCGCGATCGACGCCAAGCGCGTCTCGGCGCCCGGCGAGACGGACCGCTGGGAGATCTTCACCCACGGCGGCCGCACGCCGACCGGCATCGATGCGGTCGAATTCGCCTGCCGGATGGCGGAGAGCGGGGCGGGCGAGATCCTGCTCACCTCGATGGACCGCGACGGCACCAAGGCCGGCTACGACGTGGCGCTCACCCGTGCGGTCGCCGACGCCGTCTCCGTGCCGGTGGTCGCCTCGGGCGGCGTCGGCGATCTCGATCACCTGGTCGAGGGCGTCCGCGACGGCCACGCGTCGGCCGTGCTCGCCGCCTCGATCTTCCATTTCGGCACCCACACCGTCCACGAGGCGAAGGAGCGGCTCGCCGCCGCCGGCCTTCCGGTGCGGCTCGACCGATGA
- a CDS encoding phosphoribosyl-ATP diphosphatase, with amino-acid sequence MTAFTLDDLARIVAERAAADPAQSYTAKLVAKGLPRIAKKLGEEGVEAAIAGALGQRDDLRAEAADVLYHLVVLLHASGVPIAEVMAELERRTAQSGLAEKAARPPE; translated from the coding sequence ATGACAGCCTTCACCCTCGATGATCTCGCCCGCATCGTGGCGGAGCGCGCCGCCGCCGATCCGGCGCAGTCCTACACGGCGAAGCTCGTCGCCAAAGGCCTGCCGCGCATCGCCAAGAAGCTCGGCGAGGAGGGCGTCGAGGCGGCCATCGCCGGCGCGCTCGGCCAAAGGGACGACTTGCGCGCGGAAGCGGCCGATGTTCTCTATCACTTGGTCGTGCTGCTCCATGCCTCGGGCGTGCCGATCGCCGAGGTGATGGCCGAACTCGAGCGCCGGACCGCCCAAAGCGGGCTCGCCGAGAAGGCGGCGCGGCCTCCCGAGTGA
- the coaA gene encoding type I pantothenate kinase produces MDFLTPRGLSPYRLFTVEEWSHLRADTPMTLTAADVERLQGLHDPISLEQVETVYLPLSRLLAFYVEGAQRLHTATNRFLGRDDGKIPFVIGIAGSVAVGKSTTARVLQALLARWPRSPRVALVTTDGFLLPNGVLEAEGLMERKGFPQSYDRQALLAFLTDVKGGKKVVTAPVYSHLVYDVVPGEYVTIEAPDILIVEGLNVLQTNRPPRDGKAIPFVSDFFDFSIYIDADEEVIHDWYVARFMKLKETRFRDPRSYFHPFAHISEAEALALAERLWDRINRVNLRDNILPTRPRADLILRKGADHAIETVALRKL; encoded by the coding sequence ATGGATTTTCTCACCCCCAGGGGTCTGTCGCCCTACCGTCTGTTCACGGTCGAGGAATGGTCGCACCTGCGTGCCGACACGCCGATGACGCTCACCGCGGCGGACGTCGAGCGGCTCCAGGGCCTGCACGACCCGATCTCGCTCGAGCAGGTCGAGACGGTCTATCTGCCGCTCTCCCGTCTGCTCGCCTTCTACGTCGAGGGTGCCCAGCGTCTTCACACCGCGACCAACCGCTTCCTCGGCCGTGACGACGGCAAGATCCCGTTCGTCATCGGCATCGCCGGCTCGGTCGCGGTGGGCAAATCGACCACCGCCCGCGTGCTCCAGGCGCTGCTCGCCCGCTGGCCGCGCAGCCCCCGCGTCGCCCTCGTCACCACCGACGGCTTCCTGCTGCCGAACGGGGTGCTCGAGGCCGAGGGGCTGATGGAGCGCAAGGGCTTCCCGCAGAGCTACGACCGCCAGGCGCTGCTCGCCTTCCTGACCGACGTGAAGGGCGGCAAGAAGGTCGTCACCGCGCCGGTCTATTCGCACTTGGTCTACGACGTCGTGCCCGGCGAATATGTGACGATCGAGGCGCCCGACATTCTCATCGTCGAGGGGCTCAACGTGCTCCAGACTAACCGCCCCCCGCGCGACGGCAAGGCGATCCCCTTCGTCTCCGACTTCTTCGACTTCTCGATCTATATCGATGCCGACGAAGAGGTGATCCACGATTGGTACGTGGCGCGCTTCATGAAGCTCAAGGAGACGCGGTTCCGCGATCCGCGTTCCTATTTCCATCCCTTCGCGCACATCTCGGAGGCCGAGGCGCTGGCGCTTGCCGAGCGGCTGTGGGACCGGATCAACCGGGTCAACCTGCGCGACAACATCCTGCCGACCCGCCCGCGCGCCGACCTCATCTTGCGCAAAGGCGCCGACCACGCGATCGAGACGGTCGCCCTGCGCAAATTGTGA